Proteins from a single region of Amblyomma americanum isolate KBUSLIRL-KWMA chromosome 10, ASM5285725v1, whole genome shotgun sequence:
- the LOC144108836 gene encoding uncharacterized protein LOC144108836 isoform X2, whose amino-acid sequence MHLRLLSAFVWLTMMCTHARSNGFTDEDIVPNDFDDLSDEKTIQILAGHGSRASPFVSRGRAYLDKFQRILTDQEVPRRVESQIMRAEAWKGISSMAKLRRLHIVRMRSMLHHQTACSQSLKRGKRREAGPASTTEGVTATSEAFPNQTATTTTEDEFLEDDRAEISISTFLKAAQKLESVHSSLHDYIVYKCNVENDVIKVLEGFLKIIYFGDYHRFINMIEEFFGR is encoded by the exons ATGCACCTTCGACTGCTGTCCGCCTTCGTGTGGCTGACCATGATGTGCACTCACGCGAGATCCAATGGGTTCACAG ATGAAGATATTGTGCCAAATG ATTTTGATGATCTGTCTGACG aaaaGACCATTCAAATCTTGGCTGGTCACGGCAGCAGAGCATCACCTTTTG TTTCCAGGGGCAGAGCGTACTTGGACAAATTCCAGAGGATTCTGACCGATCAGGAAGTTCCGCGAAGAGTTGAGTCGCAGATTATGAGAG CTGAAGCCTGGAAGGGAATTTCCAGCATGGCTAAGCTCCGCAGGCTACACATTGTCAGAATGA GGTCCATGCTGCACCATCAGACCGCATGCAGCCAGTCTTTAAAGCGCGGCAAGCGAAGAGAAGCCG GCCCGGCGAGCACCACTGAGGGGGTAACGGCAACATCGGAGGCATTTCCGAATCAAACCGCTACGACGACGACAGAGGACG AATTCCTCGAAGATGATCGAGCTGAGATATCCATATCCACGTTCCTCAAGGCGGCTCAAAAGCTAG AGTCGGTGCATTCTTCTCTCCACGACTACATCGTCTACAAGTGCAACGTGGAAAACGATGTGATCAAGGTTCTAGAAGGATTTCTGAAAATTATTTACTTCGGCGACTATCACAGGTTTATAAATATGATCGAAGAGTTTTTTGGGCGCTGA
- the LOC144108836 gene encoding uncharacterized protein LOC144108836 isoform X1 encodes MHLRLLSAFVWLTMMCTHARSNGFTDEDIVPNDFDDLSDEKTIQILAGHGSRASPFVSRGRAYLDKFQRILTDQEVPRRVESQIMRAEAWKGISSMAKLRRLHIVRMNSRNRYLRFGEAICQFIRKISPLAVRRMSSLKDDDRIGTANKIINIIGSMLHHQTACSQSLKRGKRREAGPASTTEGVTATSEAFPNQTATTTTEDEFLEDDRAEISISTFLKAAQKLESVHSSLHDYIVYKCNVENDVIKVLEGFLKIIYFGDYHRFINMIEEFFGR; translated from the exons ATGCACCTTCGACTGCTGTCCGCCTTCGTGTGGCTGACCATGATGTGCACTCACGCGAGATCCAATGGGTTCACAG ATGAAGATATTGTGCCAAATG ATTTTGATGATCTGTCTGACG aaaaGACCATTCAAATCTTGGCTGGTCACGGCAGCAGAGCATCACCTTTTG TTTCCAGGGGCAGAGCGTACTTGGACAAATTCCAGAGGATTCTGACCGATCAGGAAGTTCCGCGAAGAGTTGAGTCGCAGATTATGAGAG CTGAAGCCTGGAAGGGAATTTCCAGCATGGCTAAGCTCCGCAGGCTACACATTGTCAGAATGA ATTCTCGGAATCGCTACCTGCGCTTCGGTGAGGCCATCTGCCAGTTCATTCGGAAGATATCTCCTCTCGCGGTCAGGAGAATGTCTTCACTGAAGGACGACGACCGGATTGGGACAGCCAATAAGATCATCAATATTATCG GGTCCATGCTGCACCATCAGACCGCATGCAGCCAGTCTTTAAAGCGCGGCAAGCGAAGAGAAGCCG GCCCGGCGAGCACCACTGAGGGGGTAACGGCAACATCGGAGGCATTTCCGAATCAAACCGCTACGACGACGACAGAGGACG AATTCCTCGAAGATGATCGAGCTGAGATATCCATATCCACGTTCCTCAAGGCGGCTCAAAAGCTAG AGTCGGTGCATTCTTCTCTCCACGACTACATCGTCTACAAGTGCAACGTGGAAAACGATGTGATCAAGGTTCTAGAAGGATTTCTGAAAATTATTTACTTCGGCGACTATCACAGGTTTATAAATATGATCGAAGAGTTTTTTGGGCGCTGA